A DNA window from Scylla paramamosain isolate STU-SP2022 chromosome 10, ASM3559412v1, whole genome shotgun sequence contains the following coding sequences:
- the LOC135104429 gene encoding phospholipase A-2-activating protein-like, with amino-acid sequence MSGGSGYKLRCNLLGHSKDVRAVTTSREGLVVTASRDATARLWVPQATSGNSFEAEQVYSGHTSYVTSVCVLPGDATHPEGLVATGSRDTNILIFPLRSQQAVHTLSGHSDTVSCLTWGNGVLVSGSWDHSGRIWSNWECSHVLKGHEGPLWSVVVLPSEGSNSPNILTASADKTVKLWKEGKVCTTYSGHKDCVRGLAVVNATQFLSCSNDATVIRWSISGELLATYYGHTNFIYGVSVVTQEGDFVTGGEDRTLRVWGANGECVQTIHMPAQSVWAVAALPNSDIVCGSSDGTCRIFTRVEEQQASPEDLKEFEESVAKSTMAVGDLGGIKKSELPGKEVLFAPGKRDGQTVMVREGEKINCYSWSSSSQQWTAVGEVVGGTGGSASTSGKVLHEGKEYDYVFDVELDQGNILKLPYNTCEDPYFAAQRFIHKHDLPQDFLDRVANFIMENTKGVTLGVEPSGQLVDPFTGASRYQPGGSQGAGRGSDPFTGSGRYVPAGTSRGTGGADPFTGTSSYTTQTAVKQLQSSHFFPQLIPLQFEGCNPSGILAKLVEFNANIDKEKQFAPEVLEKMVEAVSKPAESDPAQLGSLEVALQWPVEHVWPALDVLRLALLSEQMQNAWLVDGRSEALVAHLISLVRPPSPPNAQLMALRCFANLGAFQPGRSVLMKMWEQVVSVTVEISPYKNKNLEIAAATVLLNYSVILGTNDNFDKKCQVLSGAGTVAMSVNDSEAQFRSLVALGTLLYNCGQCRSLAGSLDLKPVVQTLSTVTSPAKVGECAGHILRLL; translated from the exons AAATTCTTTTGAAGCAGAGCAAGTCTACAGTGGACACACTTCCTACGTAACGAGTGTTTGTGTGCTGCCGGGGGATGCCACACATCCAGAAGGACTGGTTGCCACAGGCTCTCGGGACACAAACATCCTAATATTTCCCCTCAGGAGCCAACAGGCAGTCCACACATTATCTGGCCATTCAGACACAG TGTCTTGCCTCACTTGGGGAAATGGAGTGTTGGTGTCTGGCTCATGGGACCATTCTGGCAGAATATGGAGTAACTGGGAGTGTAGCCATGTGCTTAAGGGGCATGAAGGACCTCTGTGGTCTGTAGTGGTGCTGCCAAGTGAGGGCTCTAACTCTCCCAACATCTTGACAGCTTCAGCGGACAAGACAGTCAAactatggaaggaaggaaaa GTATGCACCACCTACTCTGGCCACAAGGATTGTGTGCGGGGCTTGGCAGTCGTCAATGCCACACAGTTTCTTTCTTGCTCAAATGATGCCACTGTTATACGCTGGTCCATATCAGGGGAGCTATTGGCTACTTATTATGGCCACACTAATTTTATATATGG AGTGAGTGTGGTGACACAGGAAGGAGACTTTGTAACAGGTGGAGAGGACCGAACACTGCGAGTGTGGGGGGCTAACGGAGAGTGTGTGCAGACCATCCACATGCCAGCCCAGTCTGTGTGGGCGGTGGCTGCCCTTCCTAACTCTGATATCGTTTGTGGCTCAAG TGATGGAACATGCCGCATTTTTACCAGAGTTGAAGAGCAACAGGCAAGTCCAGAAGATCTAAAGGAATTTGAAGAAAGTGTTGCTAAATCCACAATGGCTGTAGGAGACCTTGGAggcataaagaaaagtgaactCCCTGGGAAAGAAGTTCTTTTTGCCCCAGGGAAACGTGATGGACAAACTGTGATGGTTCGTGAGGGAGAAAAGATTAACTGCTATTCGTGGTCGAGTTCTAGCCAACAGTGGACTGCAGTTGGAGAAGTTGTTGGTGGGACTGGAGGTTCAGCTTCTACTTCAGGTAAAGTCCTGCATGAAGGTAAGGAATATGATTATGTCTTCGATGTGGAACTTGACCAAGGCAATATCCTTAAGCTTCCTTACAACACATGTGAGGATCCCTACTTTGCTGCTCAGCGCTTCATTCATAAACATGATCTGCCTCAAGACTTCTTAGATAGAGTAGCAAACTTCATCATGGAAAACACGAAGGGTGTTACCCTTGGGGTTGAACCAAGTGGCCAGCTTGTAGATCCCTTCACTGGTGCATCACGATACCAGCCTGGTGGTTCACAGGGTGCAGGTAGAGGAAGTGATCCCTTCACTGGAAGTGGGAGATATGTTCCTGCTGGTACTTCAAGAGGGACTGGTGGGGCTGACCCCTTTACTGGAACATCAAGCTACACAACACAGACAGCTGTAAAGCAACTGCaatcttctcatttcttcccccAATTGATACCTCTCCAATTTGAGGGTTGCAATCCTTCAGGAATTCTTGCAAAGTTAGTTGAATTCAATGCCAACATTGATAAAGAGAAGCAGTTTGCACCAGAGGTGTTAGAGAAGATGGTTGAAGCAGTTTCAAAGCCAGCTGAATCAGATCCTGCACAGTTAGGTTCCCTAGAAGTAGCTTTGCAGTGGCCAGTTGAGCATGTATGGCCAGCCCTTGATGTACTGAGATTAGCTTTACTGTCTGAGCAGATGCAGAATGCTTGGTTGGTTGATGGGCGTAGTGAGGCACTGGTTGCTCACTTGATCTCTTTAGTCAGGCCACCTTCCCCACCCAATGCTCAGCTGATGGCCCTGCGTTGCTTTGCTAACTTGGGTGCCTTTCAACCAGGGCGCTCAGTGCTAATGAAGATGTGGGAACAAGTTGTTTCTGTCACTGTAGAAATCTCTCCatacaaaaataagaatttaGAAATTGCAGCAGCAACTGTACTTCTTAACTACAGTGTTATTTTAGGCACAAATGATAACTTTGACAAAAAATGTCAGGTTCTAAGTGGTGCTGGGACTGTAGCCATGTCTGTAAATGACTCTGAGGCACAGTTTCGTTCTCTCGTGGCTCTTGGAACTCTGCTTTATAACTGTGGCCAGTGTCGGTCCCTTGCTGGATCACTGGATTTGAAACCGGTGGTACAAACCTTGTCAACTGTGACCTCTCCAGCAAAGGTTGGGGAATGTGCAGGTCACATACTTCGGCTGCTTTAG